The Thermanaerovibrio acidaminovorans DSM 6589 genome contains a region encoding:
- a CDS encoding precorrin-6A/cobalt-precorrin-6A reductase, which yields MRALVLGLKGAREGAERLGSLLRVPVELAEGDLKARFEMAWGGHDALVFVGAVPIAIRAMAHLLSDKASDPAVLALPEDLSWVMVLAGGHLGGGSDLAWEIASRTGARWIPSTATDRRLITAPDRWARRHDLRLLNKRLLPGLIRGLLDRGELRWWCDPLLPHPPLPHGAVEAGTPEEAQVLYTVRDLGLEDRLVLVPRAISVGVGFRRDAAGEEIRSGVLDALRSHPEGPFLPEALRRLGTWEGKEGSRSLMEAAGSLGAEVRFFRQGEILGAEGPFSPSAAERHLGLPGVSEPCAALMGRPLGGRMVLGGITAALALEDPPFAGSLSVVGIGPGDPRLMTVEALEELEGCDVIVGYSLYVDLVPSHIRGAKRLESYRMGQEEDRVVRAVELAEAGYRVALVCGGDPVLFGLGALAQRHAEGRVSFRIVPGLSAAQGAARAVGPYYTNGLSLLSLSDYLQDWDRVREALESAAGGGLSAGIYNPVSRGREEKLEAVRRAFRGRRALVCTDISRPGEEVREVAVEELTKDLVTMRSMIIVPGRGCERTPQGQWRDLRGYSSEGSHREMPELDVLVAGGTSDGYEAARELLELGLRVGVSVAYGTGLSVVPPGAAALVGPLDRMGWEDRLRELSRRGLRAVLDATHPFASEVKGHLDGACGALSIPLVRLSRPIRIPTEAVRVGSYGEMAEALISRTGPGDLVFLTFGVKGLVEVAGPLKGAGRRVLARVLPTEDSLRGALSAGLSGREILCSWGSLGAVSDRAIMEDAGARACAAKASGDPSGLEGKRRACMEMGIPLVLLVPPRFEGLEMAEALERVRAMLGR from the coding sequence TTGAGGGCGCTGGTGTTGGGCCTCAAGGGGGCCCGGGAGGGGGCCGAGAGGCTCGGATCTCTCCTGAGGGTGCCGGTGGAGCTGGCGGAAGGGGACCTCAAGGCCCGGTTCGAGATGGCCTGGGGGGGCCACGACGCCCTGGTGTTCGTGGGGGCGGTGCCCATAGCGATCCGGGCCATGGCGCATCTGCTGAGCGACAAGGCATCGGACCCGGCGGTGTTGGCCCTCCCGGAGGACCTCTCGTGGGTGATGGTTCTGGCGGGGGGTCATCTGGGGGGCGGATCGGACCTGGCCTGGGAGATCGCCTCCCGGACCGGCGCCAGGTGGATCCCCAGCACCGCCACGGACCGGCGGCTGATCACCGCCCCGGACCGATGGGCCCGGCGGCACGACCTCCGGCTCCTCAACAAGCGCCTCCTGCCGGGGCTGATAAGGGGGCTCCTGGACCGGGGGGAGCTCCGCTGGTGGTGCGACCCGCTCCTGCCCCACCCTCCCCTGCCCCACGGGGCGGTGGAGGCAGGAACCCCCGAGGAGGCCCAGGTGCTCTACACCGTGAGGGACCTGGGGCTGGAGGATCGGCTGGTTCTGGTGCCCCGGGCCATCTCGGTTGGGGTGGGGTTCCGGAGGGACGCCGCCGGGGAGGAGATCCGATCCGGCGTCCTCGATGCGTTGAGGTCCCACCCGGAGGGGCCCTTCCTCCCGGAGGCGCTAAGGCGCCTGGGCACCTGGGAGGGCAAGGAGGGCTCCAGGTCCCTGATGGAGGCCGCAGGGTCCCTGGGGGCGGAGGTCCGCTTCTTCCGCCAGGGGGAGATCCTAGGAGCTGAGGGGCCATTCTCCCCCTCGGCGGCGGAGCGTCACCTGGGGCTACCCGGGGTGTCGGAGCCCTGCGCGGCCCTGATGGGCCGGCCGTTGGGGGGCCGCATGGTGCTTGGGGGGATCACCGCCGCCCTGGCGCTGGAGGATCCGCCGTTTGCGGGTTCCCTGTCGGTGGTGGGGATAGGCCCCGGTGATCCCCGGCTCATGACCGTGGAGGCCCTGGAGGAGCTGGAGGGGTGCGACGTGATCGTGGGCTACTCCCTCTACGTGGACCTGGTGCCCTCCCACATCCGGGGCGCCAAGCGGCTGGAGTCCTACCGGATGGGTCAGGAGGAGGACCGGGTGGTCCGGGCGGTGGAGCTGGCGGAGGCGGGGTATCGGGTGGCGCTGGTGTGCGGCGGGGACCCGGTGCTCTTCGGCCTCGGGGCCCTGGCGCAACGGCACGCGGAAGGGCGGGTGAGCTTTCGCATCGTTCCGGGGCTTAGCGCCGCCCAGGGGGCGGCGAGGGCCGTGGGACCCTACTACACCAACGGCCTCAGCCTCCTCTCCCTGTCGGACTACCTCCAGGACTGGGACCGGGTGCGGGAGGCCCTGGAGTCCGCCGCTGGTGGTGGGCTCTCGGCGGGGATCTACAACCCGGTCTCCCGGGGCAGGGAGGAGAAGCTGGAGGCGGTCCGGAGGGCGTTCCGGGGCAGGCGGGCCCTGGTCTGCACCGACATCTCCCGGCCCGGGGAGGAGGTGCGGGAGGTTGCGGTGGAGGAGCTGACCAAGGACCTGGTGACAATGAGGAGCATGATAATCGTGCCCGGCAGGGGCTGCGAGAGGACCCCCCAGGGCCAGTGGCGGGACCTTCGGGGCTACTCCAGCGAGGGGTCCCACCGGGAGATGCCGGAGTTGGACGTGCTGGTGGCGGGGGGCACCTCCGATGGATATGAGGCGGCCCGGGAGCTGCTCGAGCTGGGTCTTCGGGTTGGGGTCTCGGTGGCCTACGGGACCGGGCTGTCGGTGGTGCCCCCGGGGGCTGCGGCGCTGGTGGGGCCCCTGGACCGGATGGGCTGGGAGGATCGCCTCCGGGAGCTGAGCCGAAGGGGCCTCCGGGCGGTGCTGGACGCCACCCACCCCTTCGCGTCGGAGGTGAAGGGGCACCTGGACGGGGCCTGCGGGGCCCTGTCGATCCCCCTGGTCCGGCTGAGCCGTCCCATCCGGATCCCCACGGAGGCGGTAAGGGTGGGCAGCTACGGGGAGATGGCGGAGGCGCTGATATCCCGCACCGGTCCGGGGGACCTGGTGTTCCTCACCTTCGGGGTCAAGGGGCTTGTGGAGGTGGCAGGCCCCCTCAAGGGGGCGGGCAGGCGGGTCCTGGCTCGGGTGCTGCCCACGGAGGATAGCCTCCGGGGTGCCCTTTCGGCGGGGCTCTCCGGCCGGGAGATCCTCTGCTCCTGGGGGTCCCTGGGGGCGGTCAGCGACCGGGCCATTATGGAGGACGCGGGGGCCCGAGCCTGCGCCGCCAAGGCCAGCGGGGATCCTTCGGGGCTGGAGGGTAAGCGCCGGGCGTGCATGGAGATGGGGATCCCCCTGGTGCTCCTGGTCCCCCCCCGGTTCGAGGGGCTGGAGATGGCGGAGGCGCTCGAGAGGGTCAGGGCCATGCTGGGCCGCTGA
- a CDS encoding precorrin-2 C(20)-methyltransferase, producing the protein MGLILYGVGMGPGDRGLVTLRAVEVLKEAEVVFEPLSGRGRRSVAGDLARDLVPGLVTVPVIFPMTGDDGELMSSVTEALRSTSPSWGGRSTLAMPVIGDSALYSTVLSLKRGLEALGEEVELRLVPGISAHSAAASLLSSFMAMRNQVLSVIPGSAGPERVLEALRACDSAALYKPSALKDRLGEVVTSSGPWERVVRVHRVGLEGERWVEGQEALEPTDDYLAVMLLWR; encoded by the coding sequence TTGGGTTTGATACTGTACGGGGTTGGCATGGGGCCCGGTGACCGGGGTTTGGTCACCCTGAGGGCGGTTGAAGTTCTAAAGGAGGCGGAGGTGGTGTTCGAGCCCCTGTCCGGCCGGGGGAGGCGGAGCGTGGCGGGGGATCTGGCCCGGGACCTGGTGCCGGGGCTGGTCACCGTGCCGGTCATCTTCCCTATGACGGGGGACGACGGGGAGCTGATGAGCTCCGTCACCGAGGCCCTCAGGTCCACCTCCCCCAGCTGGGGGGGCAGGTCGACTCTGGCCATGCCGGTCATAGGCGACTCGGCCCTCTACTCCACGGTGCTGAGCCTTAAGCGGGGGCTGGAGGCCCTGGGGGAGGAGGTGGAGCTCCGGCTGGTGCCGGGCATATCGGCCCATTCCGCGGCGGCTTCGCTGCTATCGAGCTTCATGGCCATGCGGAACCAGGTCTTATCGGTGATCCCCGGATCGGCGGGTCCGGAGAGGGTTCTGGAGGCCCTCAGGGCCTGCGACAGCGCCGCCCTCTACAAGCCATCGGCCCTGAAGGACCGCCTTGGGGAGGTGGTGACCTCCTCGGGTCCCTGGGAACGGGTGGTCCGGGTCCACCGGGTGGGGCTAGAGGGGGAGAGGTGGGTGGAGGGGCAGGAGGCCCTGGAGCCCACCGATGACTACCTGGCGGTGATGCTCCTTTGGCGCTGA
- a CDS encoding Tetrapyrrole biosynthesis, glutamyl-tRNA reductase, with amino-acid sequence MTGPLALGVWPRRPDGALEALNLKTCWRDEWYALCENPDGAEFTGPKAAMHLIRVLLGLESFAVGEFHIVNQVKRCYREQHASCGPVLHRLFQRSFRAARLIRGTKHPGRAPSIPYLAASALKDHPGFPRLRVLVAGMGEMGREAAKVLSYLGCHVTCTSRSSPPPPGLPWVGWGEFLSGGALRGIQGLFLCTGADRFVVEPKDLRGSGIWVVDLGSPPQCGPGEGYRYVGIGEIAEASRGALRSYRQELAAMEEAASEAALVVWEEMLGRFPEILGGGSKTGGIAV; translated from the coding sequence GTGACCGGGCCCCTTGCGCTGGGGGTATGGCCCAGGAGGCCCGATGGGGCCCTGGAGGCGCTGAACCTCAAGACCTGCTGGAGGGACGAGTGGTACGCCCTATGCGAAAATCCGGACGGGGCGGAGTTCACGGGCCCCAAGGCGGCGATGCACCTGATCCGAGTGCTCCTGGGGCTCGAGAGCTTCGCGGTCGGTGAGTTCCACATAGTTAACCAGGTGAAGCGGTGCTACCGGGAGCAACATGCCTCCTGCGGTCCGGTGCTCCACCGGCTCTTCCAGCGCAGCTTCCGGGCCGCCCGGCTGATAAGGGGGACCAAGCACCCCGGCCGGGCCCCCTCCATCCCCTACCTGGCCGCCTCGGCACTCAAGGATCACCCAGGCTTTCCCCGACTGCGGGTCCTGGTGGCGGGCATGGGTGAGATGGGACGGGAGGCCGCCAAGGTGCTATCCTACTTGGGTTGTCACGTCACCTGCACCTCCCGCTCCTCCCCTCCCCCGCCGGGGCTTCCATGGGTGGGCTGGGGGGAGTTCCTCTCCGGCGGGGCCCTTCGAGGCATCCAGGGGCTATTCCTCTGCACCGGGGCGGACCGGTTCGTTGTGGAGCCCAAGGATCTGCGGGGTAGCGGGATCTGGGTGGTGGACCTGGGCAGCCCTCCCCAGTGCGGCCCCGGGGAGGGCTATAGGTACGTGGGCATCGGGGAGATAGCGGAGGCCAGCCGTGGGGCCCTACGGTCCTACCGGCAGGAGCTGGCGGCGATGGAGGAGGCGGCGTCGGAGGCGGCGCTGGTGGTTTGGGAGGAGATGCTGGGCCGATTCCCGGAGATCCTGGGAGGGGGCTCCAAGACCGGAGGGATAGCGGTATGA
- the hemC gene encoding hydroxymethylbilane synthase, with amino-acid sequence MTRFDLLTRSSPLAMAQARMWKDRIESLGHSVRLLDVSTHGDRDRRRHLACFGGFGAFVKALEDRLLSGQGHGAVHSLKDVPSVQPDGLVIAGVLERGPRGDVLVTREGLSLEELPSGAVIGTSSIRRAAQVRMLRGDLNVECCRGNVHSRLRKLEQGLFHGIVLARAGLERLGIRAPMAELPFITSPGQGAVALEAREGSELHLLGARLTHRSTWLEVLAERSFLKAFGMGCSAPVAASAVMDRDTLTLKVQVLSPNGTSAAEAEVSCVPWGEEDAYALGEAAFREISGSPEVLSAGSAAREVCGP; translated from the coding sequence ATGACCCGGTTCGATCTGTTGACCCGCTCCAGCCCCCTGGCCATGGCCCAGGCCAGGATGTGGAAGGACAGGATAGAGTCCCTTGGGCACTCGGTGAGGCTGCTGGACGTGAGCACCCACGGGGACCGGGACCGTCGCCGTCACCTGGCCTGCTTCGGAGGCTTCGGGGCCTTCGTGAAGGCCCTGGAGGACCGACTCCTGTCGGGGCAGGGCCACGGGGCGGTGCACAGCCTAAAGGACGTGCCCTCAGTGCAGCCGGATGGGCTGGTGATAGCCGGCGTGCTGGAGCGGGGGCCCAGGGGGGACGTGCTGGTGACCCGGGAGGGGCTGAGCCTGGAGGAGCTGCCTTCCGGGGCGGTGATCGGCACCTCCAGCATCCGGAGGGCAGCCCAGGTGAGGATGCTAAGGGGGGATCTGAACGTGGAGTGTTGCCGGGGCAACGTGCACTCCCGGCTGAGGAAGCTGGAGCAGGGGCTCTTTCACGGGATCGTGCTGGCCCGGGCGGGGCTGGAGCGGCTTGGGATAAGGGCCCCCATGGCGGAACTTCCCTTCATCACCTCCCCCGGCCAGGGGGCGGTGGCGCTGGAGGCCCGGGAGGGATCGGAGCTACACCTCCTGGGGGCCCGGCTGACCCATCGGTCCACCTGGCTGGAGGTGCTGGCGGAGCGGTCGTTCCTGAAGGCCTTCGGGATGGGCTGCTCCGCCCCGGTGGCCGCCTCGGCGGTGATGGACCGGGACACCCTGACCCTCAAGGTTCAGGTACTCTCCCCCAACGGCACCTCCGCCGCGGAGGCGGAGGTGTCCTGCGTACCCTGGGGGGAGGAGGACGCATACGCCCTGGGGGAGGCGGCGTTCAGGGAGATCTCCGGATCGCCGGAGGTCCTCTCCGCCGGGTCCGCCGCCCGGGAGGTGTGCGGCCCATGA
- a CDS encoding precorrin-2 dehydrogenase/sirohydrochlorin ferrochelatase family protein, whose protein sequence is MSFGPMVALRRDEPILVVGGGPVGYRKTCSLLDGGASVTLVSLEFCPELRELIGKDIVTAEERGVQRGDFERFRFAVLALPPEATLEALRMREGTRCLVCCCSLPDMGDFALAAQWSHGNFRVGISSGGTDPAGAAKLKGLIRAFLEGKRLRR, encoded by the coding sequence ATGAGTTTCGGCCCCATGGTGGCCTTGAGGAGGGACGAGCCCATTCTGGTGGTTGGGGGCGGTCCCGTGGGATACAGGAAGACCTGTAGCCTCCTGGACGGGGGGGCGTCGGTGACGTTGGTGTCCCTGGAGTTCTGTCCGGAGCTTCGGGAGCTGATCGGCAAGGACATAGTGACCGCCGAGGAGAGAGGGGTCCAGAGGGGGGACTTCGAGCGCTTCCGCTTCGCTGTTCTGGCCCTGCCGCCGGAGGCCACGTTGGAGGCCCTCAGGATGCGGGAGGGGACCCGGTGTCTGGTGTGCTGCTGCTCCCTTCCTGATATGGGGGACTTCGCGCTGGCGGCCCAGTGGAGCCACGGCAACTTCCGGGTTGGGATCTCCAGCGGCGGCACGGACCCCGCCGGGGCGGCGAAGCTCAAGGGCCTGATCCGGGCCTTCCTGGAGGGGAAGAGGCTCAGGCGATGA
- the cobA gene encoding uroporphyrinogen-III C-methyltransferase, translated as MIWLTGGGCASPRWLTQEGAEALGSASAVVYDRLIHPDLLLLCPPGALFIQAGKRGSDHTMSQEEINRLLVELAADHPHVVRLKGGDPFVFGRGGEEAQELDRHGIPWRAVPGVTAALGGLLKEGIPVTHRGAASAVCLATGHLEAPSESYWGSLARFDGSRVLYMSASNLPENLGRLISLGLPENEPCVAVTWGGWGRSYVVGGTAGEGARGGWASQVRSPSVVMIGGSARVRLTPAELPLKGLTVAVCRPMPEGYQTARRLEALGADAFTLPLLEVRPTASREELLASLEGADTVVFTSPRGPKVFRDLVMDLRLLRCRTVAIGEGTRRSLEEMGIGVDLMPERADSRSLAELLVSCVRPGERILFLRNRRCSPLPVEAVRRAGALALELPIYEMVPRGLPWRELILEHWQDTRPHAVVFGSAALAEAFADEFGPLPAGAVPVAWGEECAKRCGELFRRRGVVMASQDLDGLVSALLEIRGSEHPPKHRGRG; from the coding sequence ATGATATGGCTGACAGGGGGCGGCTGTGCCTCCCCCCGGTGGCTAACCCAGGAGGGGGCGGAGGCCCTGGGGTCCGCATCGGCGGTGGTCTACGACCGGCTGATCCACCCGGACCTGCTTCTCCTCTGCCCCCCCGGGGCCCTGTTCATCCAGGCGGGGAAGCGGGGCTCGGACCACACCATGTCCCAGGAGGAGATAAACCGCCTGCTGGTGGAGCTGGCGGCGGACCACCCCCACGTGGTGCGCCTCAAGGGGGGGGACCCCTTCGTGTTCGGCCGGGGGGGCGAGGAGGCCCAGGAGCTGGACCGTCACGGGATACCCTGGCGGGCGGTCCCGGGGGTGACCGCCGCCCTGGGGGGCCTGCTGAAGGAGGGGATCCCGGTTACCCACCGGGGGGCCGCATCGGCGGTGTGCCTTGCCACCGGCCACCTGGAGGCCCCCTCCGAGTCCTACTGGGGGTCCCTGGCCCGGTTCGATGGAAGCCGGGTGCTGTACATGTCCGCATCGAACCTGCCAGAGAACCTGGGGCGCCTAATATCCCTGGGGCTTCCGGAGAACGAGCCGTGCGTGGCGGTGACCTGGGGGGGCTGGGGCAGGAGCTACGTCGTGGGGGGCACCGCCGGGGAGGGGGCCCGAGGGGGCTGGGCGTCCCAGGTCCGGAGCCCATCGGTGGTGATGATCGGTGGTTCCGCCCGAGTGAGGCTCACCCCCGCGGAGCTGCCACTCAAGGGGCTCACCGTGGCGGTCTGCCGGCCCATGCCGGAGGGGTACCAGACCGCCCGGCGGCTGGAGGCCCTGGGGGCGGATGCGTTCACCCTCCCGTTGCTGGAGGTGAGGCCCACCGCCTCCCGGGAGGAGCTGCTTGCATCCCTGGAGGGGGCGGACACGGTGGTCTTCACCAGCCCAAGGGGGCCCAAGGTCTTCAGGGACCTGGTGATGGACCTTAGGCTCCTCCGGTGCCGGACCGTGGCCATCGGAGAGGGGACCCGCAGGTCCCTGGAGGAGATGGGCATAGGGGTGGACCTTATGCCGGAGCGGGCGGACAGCCGGTCCTTGGCGGAGCTTTTGGTGTCCTGCGTGCGCCCCGGGGAGAGGATCCTGTTCCTTCGGAACCGGCGGTGCTCCCCCCTGCCGGTGGAGGCGGTCCGCCGGGCTGGTGCCCTGGCTTTGGAGCTGCCCATTTACGAGATGGTCCCCCGTGGTCTGCCCTGGCGGGAGCTGATACTGGAGCACTGGCAGGACACGAGGCCCCATGCGGTGGTGTTCGGCAGCGCCGCCCTGGCGGAGGCCTTTGCGGATGAGTTCGGCCCCCTTCCCGCCGGGGCGGTGCCGGTGGCGTGGGGTGAGGAGTGCGCCAAGCGGTGTGGGGAGCTCTTCCGCCGCCGGGGGGTCGTCATGGCCTCCCAGGACCTTGATGGTCTGGTATCGGCCCTGTTGGAGATAAGGGGGAGCGAGCATCCCCCTAAGCATCGTGGAAGGGGATGA
- the hemL gene encoding glutamate-1-semialdehyde 2,1-aminomutase translates to MSSGKSNLECFERAQRSLVGGVNSPVRAFGAVGGTPRFFERARGCHLYDVEGNRYVDHVMSWGPMILGHGHPEVLEAVHRAVDAALTFGACSPLEADLAEMIKAKFPSMDLIRFTSSGTEAVMGAVRLARGFTRRDLIVKFAGCYHGHGDSLLVSAGSGALTFGTPSSPGVTRACGAQTLVLPYNDISAAREAFRRFGGQIAGVLVEPWGGNMGLVPPVEGFLEGLREVTLEDGALLIFDEVITGFRVPQGGVQGLLGIRPDITCLGKVIGGGMPVGAFGGRRDVMEHLSPLGPVYQAGTLSGNPVAMACGIATLRCLTDRAYVELEEKGAYLEGAILEAARSAGIPGSVTRLGSALGLFLGPVPRNLEEVKATRVDLYPRLFHLMLDQGVYLPPSAFETFFVSLAHGTEDLEQTGRAFAEAFRALKGMM, encoded by the coding sequence ATGTCGTCCGGCAAGAGCAATCTGGAGTGTTTCGAGCGTGCCCAGCGGAGCTTGGTCGGGGGGGTCAACAGCCCGGTTCGGGCCTTCGGGGCGGTGGGTGGGACGCCCAGGTTCTTTGAGCGTGCCAGGGGATGTCACCTTTACGACGTGGAGGGCAACCGCTACGTGGATCACGTGATGAGCTGGGGGCCCATGATCTTAGGTCACGGGCATCCGGAGGTCCTGGAGGCGGTGCACCGGGCGGTGGATGCGGCGCTCACATTCGGGGCCTGCTCTCCGCTGGAGGCAGATCTGGCGGAGATGATCAAGGCCAAGTTCCCCTCCATGGACCTGATCCGGTTCACCTCCTCCGGCACCGAGGCGGTCATGGGGGCGGTGCGGCTCGCCCGGGGTTTCACCCGCAGGGATCTGATCGTCAAGTTCGCAGGCTGCTACCACGGCCACGGGGACTCCCTTCTGGTGTCCGCCGGTAGCGGGGCCCTCACCTTCGGCACCCCCTCGTCCCCGGGGGTCACCCGGGCCTGCGGGGCCCAGACGCTGGTGCTCCCCTACAACGACATCTCCGCCGCCCGGGAGGCGTTCCGTCGTTTCGGGGGGCAGATAGCGGGGGTCCTGGTGGAGCCCTGGGGGGGCAACATGGGGCTGGTGCCCCCGGTGGAGGGGTTCCTTGAGGGGCTCCGGGAGGTGACCTTGGAGGATGGGGCGCTTCTGATCTTCGACGAGGTGATAACCGGCTTCCGGGTGCCCCAGGGGGGCGTGCAGGGCCTTCTGGGGATCCGGCCGGACATCACGTGCCTCGGCAAGGTGATAGGGGGCGGCATGCCGGTGGGGGCCTTCGGGGGCCGGAGGGACGTGATGGAGCACCTGTCCCCCCTGGGGCCGGTCTACCAGGCGGGGACCCTGTCGGGTAATCCGGTGGCCATGGCCTGCGGCATCGCCACCCTAAGGTGCCTCACGGACCGAGCTTACGTCGAGCTGGAGGAGAAGGGGGCCTATCTGGAGGGGGCCATACTGGAGGCCGCCCGGTCCGCAGGAATCCCCGGGTCGGTAACCCGGCTGGGATCCGCCCTTGGGCTCTTCCTGGGCCCGGTTCCCCGGAACCTGGAGGAGGTTAAGGCCACCCGGGTGGACCTGTATCCCAGGCTGTTCCACCTCATGTTGGACCAGGGGGTATACCTGCCCCCCAGCGCCTTCGAGACCTTCTTCGTATCTCTGGCCCACGGGACGGAGGACCTGGAGCAAACTGGACGGGCCTTCGCCGAGGCCTTCAGGGCCTTAAAGGGGATGATGTAG